One Pectinophora gossypiella chromosome 9, ilPecGoss1.1, whole genome shotgun sequence genomic region harbors:
- the LOC126369670 gene encoding putative methyltransferase C9orf114 translates to MSQPALPAKPPGKSWREINQERKALKRQRNEEKIIKREKRMAIEKEMEQKVQEEVEHEKKCAEISTVSIAVPGSILENAQSAELRTYLAGQIARAACVFCVDEVIVYDDIGDKFDTKKSKLEDVGGLKVARKSCVQLARILQYLECPQYLRKHFFPLHKDLEFAGLLNPLDAPHHLRQSNTFQFREGITMNKKVKPGRGSQVNVGLLQDVSTDKLLNPGIRVTVKMLPTSEGHKKLKGKIVSLTTPRAETGVYWGYTVRIANNLSQIFTQCPYKDGYDLTVGTSDKGTPIDDLPEKELKYNHALIVFGGLHGIEAALESDEHLNVGEASLLFNHYLNVLPNQGSRTIRTEEAVLVTLSGLRTKLKAINEPMVFKDTGIATSSTFPASKADISDNSGGENKLDLSRFD, encoded by the exons atgtCTCAACCGGCGCTTCCAGCGAAGCCGCCAGGAAAAAGTTGGCGTGAGATAAATCAGGAGAGAAAAGCTTTGAAACGCCAGCGCAATGAAGAAAAGATTATCAAGCGCGAAAAGAGGATGGCAATTGAAAAGGAAATGGAGCAAAAAGTGCAAGAGGAGGTTGAACATGAGAAGAAGTGCGCAGAGATATCTACTGTCAGTATAGCAGTGCCAGGGTCTATATTAGAAAACGCACAGTCAGCTGAACTTCGAACGTATTTGGCTGGACAGATCGCAAGAGCAGCTTGTGTATTCTGTGTGGATGAGGTTATCGTTTACGACGATATCGGAGACAAATTTGACACGAAAAAGAGCAAGTTAGAAGATGTAGGAGGCCTTAAAGTAGCTCGTAAAAGTTGTGTGCAGCTGGCCCGCATATTACAATATTTGGAATGCCCGCAGTATTTGAGGAAACATTTCTTTCCCTTACACAAAGATTTGGAGTTTGCTGGACTTTTGAATCCATTAGATGCCCCTCATCATTTACGACAATCCAATACTTTTCAATTCAG AGAAGGAATAACAATGAACAAGAAAGTCAAACCGGGTCGAGGTTCACAGGTGAACGTTGGACTTCTCCAAGACGTGTCTACGGATAAGTTACTGAACCCTGGAATCAGAGTTACGGTGAAAATGTTGCCTACTTCTGAAGGGCATAAAAAGTTGAAAGGAAAGATTGTGAGTTTAACGACTCCGAGGGCCGAGACTGGCGTGTACTGGGGGTATACGGTCAGAATAGCTAATAACCTAAGCCAAATTTTCACACAATGCCCTTACAAAGATGG ataTGACCTTACAGTGGGCACTTCTGACAAAGGAACACCTATTGATGACTTGCCCGAAAAAGAATTGAAATACAACCATGCTCTAATAGTGTTTGGAGGTTTACACGGCATTGAAGCGGCTTTGGAAAGTGATGAGCACTTGAATGTTGGAGAAGCCAGTTTACTCTTCAATCATTATCTAAATGTGTTACCGAATCAAGGTTCTAGAACCATCCGCACGGAAGAAGCTGTACTTGTAACATTGTCGGGGCTCAGAACCAAATTAAAGGCAATAAATGAACCAATGGTGTTTAAAGATACCGGAATT